AAGAGCAAATGCCGTTGATGCCCGCAGATGTAGAACGTGTAGAATCGGAGTATATGGATGTGGAGTTCTTCCCTAACCGCCCGGATTTATTCAGTGTGGAAGGTGTCGCTCGGGCGTTAAGGCAATTTCTGGAGGTTGAGCCCGGGTTGGTACATTACGAGGTGGAGAAGTCAGGCATCGAGATGGTTGTAGACCCTTCGGTAAGGGCAGTTCGACCCTATATCGCTTGTGGTGTTGCGAAGGATGTTCATCTTGATTCAAATGCAATAGAATCGTTGATGCAGCTTCAAGAGCATTTGCACCGTGGAATCGGTCGAAACCGAGCGAAGATTGCGATAGGCTTGCATGACCTTAAGAAAATAAAACCACCATTCAAATATCTCGCGGCAGACCCTGGATTCGCTTTTATACCACTTGATTATAAAGAAGAGATGAGCCTGTCAGAGATCTTAGCACGGCATCCAAAAGGTGTTGCATACGGTTATATTCTCAAAGGTAAGGATAAATATCCATTGATTCTGGATTCCATAGGAAATACCCTATCTTTCCCTCCTATTATCAATGCCGAGCTGACAAGGGTGACCGAATCCACCACAGACATATTCATAGATGTTACCGGCATGGATATGAACGTCTCAATCGCCCTTAATATCGTAGTTTCTGCACTCGTTGAACGCGGTGGACGAATCCAATCGGTATCAATACACTACCCGGATGGGGATAATGAAACCCCGCGTTTAGAGCCCAAGAAGATGGAGATATCAATGGACGATATCAACTCGCTTATTGGTATAGAACTGGGGGAACAAGAGTGCAAACGGAGCTGTGCACGGATGGGGTTTGATGCAAAGGTCATTCCCGGCGGCAAGATAGAATTGAAAATGCCTGCCTATCGGTATGATATAATCCATACCCGGGACATAATTGAGGATATAGCCATTGGGTATGGTTATAACAGGATAAAGCCAGAGAATCCCACGACCTCAGTTTCAGTTATAGGCGAGGAGCATCCAGTTGAGGAGCGTAAGAGCATAATAAGAGAGATTATGACCGGATTAGGCTATTTTGAGGTGATTACTTTCATATTGACCTCAGCGAGGAAGCAGTTTGAACTGATGCAGCGAGCACAGGACAAGGAATCTGGTGCTATAAAGGTTGCATCACCTATCAGTAGCGAGCTTACAATGCTACGATGTTCGATATTACCGAATTTGCTCGAAATCCTTGCCTCTAATAAGCATCGGGACATGCCACAGCGTATCTTCGAGGTTGGTCCCGTAATAAAGGACTTCAAGGAGCAAGAGCATCTTGCTTCTCTATCTATACATGCAACTGCTAACTTCGCGGAGGTTAAATCGGTGGTGGATGCAGTGCTGAAGGAGCTGGGTCATGGTAATGGAGATAGAGATGGAGCAGTAGAGGTGGTGGAGTCTGCTGATGATGCCTTCTTAGCAGGCAGACGAGCAGATATAATGATAGATGGCCATAAAAAGGGCGTATTTGGCGAGATACACCCTCAGGTGCTCCTCAATTTCGGGCTGGACTATCCGGTTGTTGGATTTGAACTGGATGTTTACTAATAAACTAAAGAGAATTAAAGAGAATGTGGTGATGAAAGCGATAGAAGTGGAGAATTTAACAAAGCGATTTGATAATAGGGGTGGTGCTATCGTTGCTCTTGACCACATATCTTTCAATGTGGAAAACGGAGAGATATTTGGAATGCTTGGACCAAACGGTTCAGGTAAGACAACCCTGATAAAGACATTGACCACGCTACTGAAACCCACTTCTGGATTTGCAAGGGTTGCAGGTTTTGATGTCACTAAGCATAAAGATAGTGTGAGAGCAGCTATAGGGGTCGTATTTCAAGAACCCGCTCTTGACTGGCGGTTGACAGGCAGGGAGAACCTGGATTTTCATGCGAGGATGTATGGCATGAAGCGAAAGGAGCGTGAGGAACGGTTAGAGAAGGTTTTAAAGCTCGTCGA
The Methanophagales archaeon genome window above contains:
- a CDS encoding phenylalanine--tRNA ligase subunit beta, which codes for MPVIRLPYSDLESLTGISIERIKEQMPLMPADVERVESEYMDVEFFPNRPDLFSVEGVARALRQFLEVEPGLVHYEVEKSGIEMVVDPSVRAVRPYIACGVAKDVHLDSNAIESLMQLQEHLHRGIGRNRAKIAIGLHDLKKIKPPFKYLAADPGFAFIPLDYKEEMSLSEILARHPKGVAYGYILKGKDKYPLILDSIGNTLSFPPIINAELTRVTESTTDIFIDVTGMDMNVSIALNIVVSALVERGGRIQSVSIHYPDGDNETPRLEPKKMEISMDDINSLIGIELGEQECKRSCARMGFDAKVIPGGKIELKMPAYRYDIIHTRDIIEDIAIGYGYNRIKPENPTTSVSVIGEEHPVEERKSIIREIMTGLGYFEVITFILTSARKQFELMQRAQDKESGAIKVASPISSELTMLRCSILPNLLEILASNKHRDMPQRIFEVGPVIKDFKEQEHLASLSIHATANFAEVKSVVDAVLKELGHGNGDRDGAVEVVESADDAFLAGRRADIMIDGHKKGVFGEIHPQVLLNFGLDYPVVGFELDVY